One Pyrococcus furiosus DSM 3638 genomic region harbors:
- the metG gene encoding methionine--tRNA ligase: MCQFQKEHKGGDKMVRYMVTAALPYANGPIHAGHLAGAYLPADIFVRYLRLKGEDVVFICGTDEHGTPISFRALNEKRSPREIVDEFHEHIKTAFQRVKISFDYFGRTELPVHYRLSQEFFLKALENGYLVKKVTKQAYCEHDKRFLPDRFVIGTCPYCGAENQRGDQCEVCGRPLTPEILIEPRCAFCKNPITFRESTHYYIKMQEFEEKLKEWIKEKDWKPNVKNMVLGWIEEGLEERAITRDLDWGIPVPLDEEDMKNKVLYVWFEAPIGYISLTIEYFKRIGKPNEWKKYWLNLDGQTRVIHFIGKDNIPFHAIFWPAFLMAYGKYKDEEVEAEWNLPYDIPANEYLTLEGKKFSTSRNWAIWIHEFLDVFPADYLRYYLTSIMPETRDSDFSFAEFKTKINEELVNVLGNFVYRALTFVNRYFDGIVPERGELDELDRQALEEIEKTFEEVGKLIREYRFKDALKKVMNLAGFGNRYFDYKEPWKTIKEDKTRTGTTINISLQIVKALGILLEPFLPDASEKIWHFLNLEEVKTWRFTELPAGHKVRKPEILFKKASDDQIIYFILNYMGRNNPDAARELLEKYYKLEDVEKVAIEKFGEEDGRFMLKKIFKEKYKGEKKGEQKMQYVSFEEFSKIDLRIGKIVEVQDHPNADKLYVVKVDLGGEIRTLVAGLKKYYKPEELLNRYVVIVANLEPKKLRGVESQGMLLAADDGEKVALLMPDKEVKLGAKVR, from the coding sequence ATTTGTCAATTTCAGAAAGAGCACAAAGGAGGTGATAAAATGGTAAGATATATGGTTACAGCCGCTTTACCGTATGCTAATGGACCAATTCATGCGGGGCATTTAGCCGGAGCTTATTTGCCAGCTGATATTTTTGTAAGATATCTAAGGCTCAAAGGAGAAGATGTTGTGTTCATATGTGGGACTGATGAACATGGAACTCCAATTTCTTTTAGAGCATTAAATGAGAAGAGAAGTCCCAGGGAAATTGTTGATGAGTTTCATGAACACATAAAAACAGCATTTCAGAGGGTCAAGATAAGCTTTGATTACTTTGGAAGAACGGAGCTTCCAGTTCACTATAGGCTAAGTCAAGAATTCTTCCTGAAAGCTTTAGAAAATGGCTATCTTGTGAAGAAAGTAACAAAACAAGCATATTGTGAGCACGACAAAAGATTTCTTCCAGATAGATTCGTTATTGGGACATGTCCATACTGTGGAGCAGAAAACCAAAGAGGAGATCAGTGTGAGGTATGTGGGAGACCTCTTACGCCTGAAATTCTAATAGAACCTAGATGTGCCTTCTGTAAGAATCCAATAACCTTTAGAGAATCCACTCATTACTACATAAAAATGCAGGAGTTTGAAGAGAAACTTAAAGAGTGGATAAAGGAGAAAGATTGGAAGCCAAATGTAAAGAATATGGTGCTGGGATGGATAGAAGAAGGATTGGAAGAAAGAGCTATAACGAGAGATCTAGATTGGGGAATTCCAGTTCCTTTGGATGAAGAAGACATGAAGAATAAAGTGCTGTACGTTTGGTTTGAAGCTCCTATTGGATATATTTCACTTACGATAGAATACTTCAAGAGAATCGGAAAACCAAATGAGTGGAAGAAATACTGGTTGAATTTAGATGGTCAAACTAGGGTTATCCACTTTATTGGAAAAGACAACATACCATTCCACGCGATATTCTGGCCGGCATTTCTCATGGCCTATGGAAAGTATAAGGATGAAGAAGTTGAGGCAGAATGGAATCTTCCCTATGATATCCCAGCAAATGAGTATTTAACACTAGAAGGAAAGAAGTTCTCAACAAGCAGAAACTGGGCTATATGGATTCATGAATTCCTTGATGTCTTCCCGGCAGATTATCTTAGGTATTATTTGACCTCAATAATGCCTGAAACTAGAGATTCAGACTTTAGCTTTGCAGAGTTCAAGACAAAGATCAATGAGGAGCTTGTCAATGTTCTTGGCAACTTTGTGTACAGAGCGCTAACCTTCGTTAACAGATACTTCGATGGAATAGTTCCTGAAAGAGGAGAGCTAGATGAATTGGATAGGCAAGCCTTAGAGGAAATTGAAAAAACGTTTGAAGAAGTTGGCAAGCTTATAAGGGAGTACAGATTTAAAGATGCCTTAAAGAAGGTTATGAATCTAGCAGGTTTTGGCAACAGATACTTTGATTACAAAGAGCCATGGAAGACAATAAAGGAGGATAAAACAAGAACAGGCACTACAATTAACATTTCCCTACAAATAGTGAAGGCCCTGGGAATATTATTAGAACCCTTCCTTCCCGATGCAAGCGAAAAGATATGGCATTTCCTAAACCTAGAGGAAGTTAAAACGTGGAGATTTACAGAGCTCCCAGCTGGACATAAAGTGAGAAAGCCTGAAATATTGTTCAAGAAAGCATCCGATGACCAGATAATTTACTTTATCCTTAACTACATGGGAAGGAACAATCCAGACGCTGCAAGAGAATTGCTCGAAAAGTATTACAAACTTGAAGATGTGGAGAAAGTTGCAATAGAAAAATTTGGAGAAGAGGACGGAAGATTCATGCTTAAGAAAATATTTAAAGAGAAATACAAGGGAGAAAAAAAGGGTGAGCAAAAAATGCAATACGTAAGCTTTGAGGAGTTTTCAAAGATTGATCTTAGGATAGGAAAGATCGTTGAAGTTCAAGACCATCCAAATGCAGATAAGCTTTATGTGGTAAAGGTAGATCTTGGAGGGGAGATTAGAACTCTAGTTGCAGGACTCAAAAAGTACTATAAACCAGAAGAGTTGCTAAACAGATATGTTGTTATAGTGGCGAACTTAGAACCTAAGAAGCTAAGAGGAGTTGAGAGCCAAGGAATGCTACTAGCCGCGGATGATGGTGAGAAAGTTGCACTGTTAATGCCAGATAAGGAAGTAAAGCTGGGAGCAAAAGTTAGGTAG
- the cutA gene encoding divalent-cation tolerance protein CutA, translating into MIIIYTTFPTWESAEKVTKALLEERLVACANLREHKAFYWWQGKIEEDNEIGVILKTREDLWEEVKKRIKELHPYTVPAIIKINVEDVNEEYLKWLLEETKST; encoded by the coding sequence ATGATAATTATATATACAACTTTTCCTACCTGGGAAAGTGCAGAAAAAGTTACAAAGGCTCTTTTAGAAGAGAGGCTTGTTGCATGTGCTAATCTGAGAGAACATAAGGCTTTTTACTGGTGGCAAGGTAAGATCGAAGAAGATAACGAGATTGGAGTGATTTTAAAGACTAGGGAAGATCTTTGGGAGGAAGTCAAAAAGAGAATAAAAGAGCTCCATCCATACACTGTCCCAGCAATAATAAAAATTAATGTAGAGGATGTAAACGAGGAATACTTAAAATGGTTATTGGAGGAAACGAAATCTACCTAA
- a CDS encoding 60S ribosomal export protein NMD3 produces MRVCYRCGISEEEGGPLINGLCQVCFRKENPVLLLPSEINTELCQNCGSYKKRGVWIDPQNYELESLIFEVAENALLEALEESLDKVKEFEVVPWEELENINNIPVGKAFVGFIPVDYHIQYFPAVIVYRVRVKARLHELQLEPHDEIKETTVYVRQTVCPRCQRFLAGYYEAILQVRVEDREFTKEEREAVTKLVQEKVDEIMKKDRMGFIQDTIEKEEGIDFYMGSTSAARKLANVIREHFGGEISEAYELVGLDRMTSKEVYRTSVTVRLPKFRRGDIVEDRHGRIYKVENVSGKGMRLKNLETWESQHYDWKTIKREKIDKAEHEEKKALLISQTPREAQFMDMSTYETFEVLKPGVNLEEGQLYRLVKVKGRFYIKEKEGEE; encoded by the coding sequence ATGAGGGTATGCTATAGATGTGGAATATCGGAAGAAGAAGGCGGACCCTTGATTAATGGGTTGTGTCAAGTCTGCTTCAGGAAGGAGAACCCAGTTTTGCTTCTTCCCTCTGAAATTAATACTGAATTATGTCAAAACTGTGGAAGTTATAAAAAGAGGGGAGTATGGATAGATCCGCAAAATTACGAGCTAGAAAGCTTGATATTTGAAGTGGCTGAAAATGCCTTGCTTGAAGCATTGGAGGAATCTTTAGATAAAGTTAAGGAATTTGAAGTTGTTCCTTGGGAAGAACTTGAAAATATAAACAATATTCCAGTGGGAAAGGCATTTGTGGGTTTTATTCCTGTTGACTATCATATCCAGTACTTTCCCGCAGTAATAGTTTATAGGGTAAGGGTAAAGGCAAGGTTGCATGAACTACAACTTGAACCTCATGATGAAATAAAGGAGACAACTGTATATGTTAGGCAAACTGTTTGTCCCAGGTGCCAAAGATTTTTAGCGGGCTATTATGAGGCTATTCTTCAAGTGAGAGTTGAGGACAGGGAATTCACTAAAGAGGAGAGAGAAGCAGTAACAAAATTAGTTCAGGAAAAGGTTGATGAGATAATGAAAAAGGACAGAATGGGGTTTATCCAAGATACCATAGAGAAAGAGGAGGGAATTGACTTCTACATGGGCTCCACAAGTGCCGCTAGAAAGCTTGCAAATGTAATAAGGGAGCACTTCGGAGGAGAGATAAGTGAAGCGTACGAGTTAGTCGGGCTAGATAGAATGACAAGCAAAGAGGTATACAGGACCAGCGTTACAGTAAGGCTTCCAAAGTTCAGGAGGGGAGATATAGTAGAGGATAGACACGGTAGAATATACAAGGTAGAAAACGTTAGTGGAAAAGGAATGAGGCTCAAGAACTTAGAAACCTGGGAAAGCCAGCATTATGACTGGAAAACAATAAAGAGGGAAAAAATTGATAAGGCGGAGCATGAAGAGAAAAAGGCTCTCTTAATAAGTCAAACCCCTAGAGAAGCTCAGTTCATGGATATGTCAACATATGAAACCTTTGAAGTTTTAAAACCAGGGGTTAATCTAGAAGAAGGACAATTGTATAGGCTCGTTAAAGTTAAGGGGAGATTTTACATAAAGGAAAAGGAGGGTGAAGAATGA
- a CDS encoding peroxiredoxin has translation MIVIGEKFPEVEVKTTHGVIKLPDHFTKQGKWFMLFSHPADFTPVCTTEFYGLQIRLEKFRELGVEPIGLSVDQVFSHLKWMEWIKEKLGVEIEFPVIADDRGDLAEKLGMIPSGSTITARAVFIVDDKGIIRAIVYYPAEVGRDWDEILRLVKALKISTEKGVALPHKWPNNELIGDKVIVPPASSVEQIKEREEAKAKGEIECYDWWFCYKKLE, from the coding sequence ATGATAGTGATAGGAGAAAAGTTTCCAGAAGTTGAGGTAAAAACTACACATGGAGTGATAAAGCTTCCAGACCACTTCACAAAGCAAGGGAAATGGTTTATGTTATTCAGCCACCCAGCAGACTTTACTCCAGTGTGTACAACCGAGTTTTATGGGCTTCAAATTAGGCTTGAAAAGTTTAGAGAACTAGGGGTCGAGCCAATAGGCCTAAGTGTAGATCAGGTATTTAGCCACCTCAAGTGGATGGAGTGGATTAAGGAGAAGCTTGGAGTTGAAATCGAGTTCCCAGTTATAGCTGATGATAGGGGAGATTTAGCAGAAAAACTAGGAATGATTCCAAGTGGTTCAACAATAACAGCGAGAGCTGTGTTCATAGTTGATGACAAGGGAATAATAAGGGCTATAGTTTACTACCCGGCTGAAGTAGGAAGAGATTGGGATGAGATTCTCAGATTAGTCAAGGCCCTCAAGATAAGCACTGAGAAGGGAGTTGCTCTTCCGCACAAGTGGCCAAACAACGAGCTCATTGGAGACAAGGTCATTGTTCCACCTGCAAGCAGTGTTGAGCAGATAAAAGAGCGTGAAGAAGCCAAGGCAAAGGGAGAAATTGAATGCTATGACTGGTGGTTCTGCTACAAGAAGCTTGAGTGA
- the pyrE gene encoding orotate phosphoribosyltransferase, producing MKEELIRMILEEECIKFGHFILTSGKESSYYIDIKKLITNPKALRLIARLIKEKAEEEGIQFDKVAGPELGAVPIATALALETDRPLLIVRKKKKEHGTGRQIEGEVKEGDRVLLVEDVTTTGGSVLRAAKILKEAGAEITGIFVVVDREEGAKEAIEKEGFKLYPLVLVHELFEAAGVSSE from the coding sequence ATGAAGGAAGAACTAATAAGGATGATACTTGAAGAAGAATGCATAAAGTTTGGCCACTTTATTTTAACTTCAGGGAAGGAGAGCTCCTATTACATAGATATAAAGAAGCTCATAACGAATCCCAAAGCCCTTCGATTAATAGCAAGACTAATCAAAGAGAAGGCAGAAGAAGAAGGAATTCAGTTTGATAAAGTAGCAGGTCCAGAGCTTGGAGCCGTTCCAATTGCAACAGCCTTAGCGTTGGAGACAGATAGGCCCTTGCTAATTGTAAGAAAGAAAAAGAAAGAACATGGAACTGGAAGGCAGATAGAAGGAGAAGTAAAAGAAGGGGATAGGGTTCTTCTAGTTGAAGATGTAACTACAACTGGAGGAAGCGTATTAAGAGCTGCAAAAATACTGAAAGAAGCTGGGGCAGAGATAACTGGGATATTCGTTGTGGTAGATAGAGAAGAAGGTGCCAAAGAGGCCATAGAAAAAGAAGGATTCAAGCTTTATCCTCTAGTTTTGGTTCATGAATTATTTGAAGCTGCTGGAGTCTCTTCTGAGTGA
- a CDS encoding 50S ribosomal protein L21e, whose protein sequence is MVQKAHSFRRKTRKKLSKHPRRRGLPPLTRFLQEFEVGQRVHIVIEPSYHKGMPDPRFHGRTGTVVGKRGEAYIVEIKDGSKVKTLFIHPVHLRPQK, encoded by the coding sequence ATGGTTCAAAAGGCTCACAGCTTTAGGAGAAAAACTAGGAAGAAGCTTAGTAAACATCCTAGAAGGAGAGGGCTTCCACCTCTAACTAGATTTCTCCAAGAGTTTGAAGTAGGACAGAGAGTTCATATTGTTATAGAGCCCAGTTATCACAAAGGAATGCCAGATCCAAGATTTCACGGAAGAACTGGGACAGTGGTGGGGAAGAGGGGAGAAGCCTACATCGTGGAAATTAAAGACGGGAGCAAGGTAAAGACGCTCTTCATTCATCCAGTACATCTCAGACCACAGAAGTGA
- a CDS encoding RNA polymerase Rpb4 family protein, with amino-acid sequence MIGRGKLGEKYITIAEAKELLLKRREEEVKAGIEEPLYYEARLALEHAERFAKLPADKAKEAVEELMNAFEWMSDRIACKIVDIMPEDSMDLRVIFAKEEYQPTQEEMKQILDILDKYRE; translated from the coding sequence ATGATAGGGAGAGGCAAACTCGGGGAAAAGTACATAACGATAGCTGAAGCAAAGGAATTATTACTAAAAAGGCGCGAAGAAGAAGTAAAAGCTGGAATAGAGGAACCTCTATACTATGAAGCGAGGTTAGCTTTAGAACATGCTGAAAGATTTGCAAAGCTTCCAGCAGATAAGGCCAAAGAGGCAGTAGAGGAGCTTATGAATGCCTTTGAATGGATGAGTGACAGAATTGCCTGCAAAATAGTTGACATCATGCCAGAAGACAGTATGGATCTAAGAGTTATATTTGCCAAGGAAGAATATCAACCAACACAGGAAGAGATGAAGCAAATCTTAGATATCCTTGACAAGTATAGAGAGTGA
- a CDS encoding geranylgeranylglyceryl/heptaprenylglyceryl phosphate synthase, whose protein sequence is MKIGKVERYIHEKLEKKRLHFVLIDPDDTSPEVAGKLARVCEELEIDAIMVGGSTGAEGETLDEVVKAIKENYSLPVILFPGSHGGISKYADAIFFMSLLNSRNPFFITGAQALGAFRVKKYNLEPIPMAYIIVEPGETAGWVGDAKPIPRHKPKIAAAYALAGQYLGMRLVYLEAGSGAPQPVPETMVATVKKAIDVPLIVGGGIRSGEQVRKLVKAGADIIVTGTAIESAGSIEEARKKLEDLRRGVSI, encoded by the coding sequence ATGAAAATCGGGAAAGTAGAAAGATATATTCATGAAAAGCTTGAGAAGAAGAGACTGCACTTCGTTCTAATAGATCCAGATGACACTTCACCCGAGGTTGCTGGGAAACTCGCCAGAGTATGCGAGGAGCTTGAAATTGATGCAATAATGGTTGGAGGATCTACAGGAGCGGAAGGAGAAACGCTAGATGAGGTTGTTAAAGCTATAAAGGAGAATTATTCTCTTCCTGTCATTCTCTTCCCAGGATCTCACGGCGGAATTAGTAAATATGCAGATGCAATATTCTTCATGAGCTTGCTAAACTCCAGAAATCCCTTTTTCATAACAGGTGCTCAAGCCCTGGGGGCATTTAGAGTCAAGAAGTATAACCTAGAGCCGATTCCAATGGCCTATATAATAGTTGAACCGGGAGAGACTGCAGGTTGGGTTGGAGATGCAAAACCAATTCCACGACATAAGCCAAAAATAGCAGCTGCCTATGCTTTAGCTGGACAGTATCTAGGAATGAGACTTGTATATCTTGAGGCAGGAAGCGGAGCTCCGCAACCCGTTCCAGAGACGATGGTAGCAACCGTGAAAAAAGCAATAGATGTTCCTCTAATAGTCGGAGGAGGGATAAGGAGTGGAGAACAAGTAAGAAAATTGGTCAAGGCTGGAGCAGATATTATAGTTACAGGAACTGCAATTGAAAGCGCTGGAAGCATAGAAGAAGCGAGGAAAAAACTTGAAGATCTTAGAAGAGGGGTTTCCATTTGA
- a CDS encoding GIY-YIG nuclease family protein: MRGAYILLLYLPRNSIIKTKGKVFRLKKGYYAYVGSGMNSLEGRVLRHLRKDKKLHWHIDYLTLIATPLKAYLVPSPVRIEEELSKSLNMVGKVVKGFGSSDLSVPGNLFFFDKDPSEKIEEIVWAFLSRKPKSDDLRQDTS, encoded by the coding sequence TTGAGAGGAGCCTATATTTTACTTCTTTATCTTCCAAGAAACTCTATTATAAAAACTAAAGGGAAAGTATTTAGGCTTAAGAAAGGATATTACGCTTATGTCGGTTCTGGAATGAATTCTCTGGAAGGTAGAGTTCTTCGTCATCTTAGAAAGGATAAAAAGTTGCACTGGCATATAGATTATCTAACTTTGATCGCAACTCCACTAAAGGCTTATCTCGTACCCTCTCCAGTAAGAATAGAAGAAGAGCTATCTAAATCCCTCAATATGGTGGGAAAAGTAGTTAAAGGCTTCGGTTCTTCCGACCTCTCTGTTCCTGGGAATTTATTCTTCTTTGACAAAGATCCTTCAGAAAAAATTGAAGAAATAGTGTGGGCATTCCTCAGTAGGAAGCCCAAATCTGATGACCTTCGTCAAGATACCTCTTAA
- a CDS encoding PINc/VapC family ATPase: MKVLVPDTSVIVDGRLTQYLERLKEKVKVVVPEAVVAEIEHQANAGKAIGHTGLEELKKLREIANEGKILLEFYGERPDLWQIRRAKSGEIDNMVREVARELNGVLVTGDQIQRDIAIAKGIDVIYLEAKREPRMRLEDFFDEETMSVHLKAGIKPLAKKGRPGNWKLVPIRDEPLSEDELEEIADDIVERARRDPESFIELDEPGATVVQLRNYRIVIARPPFSDRIEITAVRPIKKLSIEDYQLSEKLLERLRERAEGILVAGPPGAGKTTFVQALAEWYASMGKIVKTMEKPRDLNVSEEITQYTALGGSMEKTGDVLLLVRPDYTIFDEMRKTSDFLIYADLRLAGVGMVGVVHATKPIDAIQRFIGRVELGMIPQIVDTVIFIKDGRVAKVLTLEYKVKVPTGMKEEDLARPVIEVRDFETGQLEYEIYTFGEEVSVVPIKKEEKAPALKLAEKKLKQEIQRFLPDVYTEVEVVSPHKAVIYADEFDIPLIIGKKGKRIQELENRLGISIDVKSFSEKAPEKPGEKIPVEVEEKKKSIVLRVSPDYARRPLRFYADNEYIFTATPSKKGVVKVGKNSPVGKLLKRYLDEGHQIWASY; the protein is encoded by the coding sequence ATGAAGGTCTTAGTTCCAGACACTAGCGTGATAGTAGATGGGAGATTGACCCAATACTTGGAGAGATTGAAAGAAAAGGTAAAGGTAGTGGTTCCTGAGGCTGTAGTAGCTGAAATAGAGCATCAAGCTAATGCGGGAAAGGCAATAGGGCATACAGGACTAGAAGAGTTGAAGAAACTTAGAGAGATAGCTAATGAAGGAAAAATACTTCTGGAATTCTACGGAGAGAGACCAGATTTGTGGCAAATAAGAAGGGCGAAGTCTGGAGAAATTGATAACATGGTAAGGGAGGTTGCCAGAGAACTTAACGGAGTTCTAGTAACTGGTGATCAAATTCAGAGAGACATCGCCATAGCAAAGGGTATTGATGTAATCTACCTCGAAGCTAAAAGAGAGCCAAGAATGAGACTCGAAGATTTCTTTGACGAGGAAACCATGAGCGTTCACTTAAAAGCAGGAATAAAACCCCTGGCAAAGAAGGGAAGACCAGGGAATTGGAAATTAGTGCCAATAAGAGACGAGCCTCTCAGTGAGGACGAACTGGAGGAAATAGCTGATGATATTGTAGAGAGAGCTAGAAGAGATCCCGAAAGTTTCATTGAGCTTGATGAACCTGGTGCTACGGTAGTCCAACTAAGGAACTATAGAATTGTAATAGCGAGGCCTCCCTTCTCTGATAGAATAGAGATAACTGCCGTGAGACCAATTAAGAAGCTTAGTATAGAGGATTACCAGCTAAGTGAAAAGCTCTTGGAGAGGCTTAGGGAAAGAGCTGAGGGAATACTAGTAGCAGGACCTCCTGGAGCTGGAAAAACAACATTTGTTCAAGCATTGGCAGAGTGGTATGCATCCATGGGTAAGATAGTTAAGACTATGGAAAAGCCCAGGGATTTGAATGTCTCTGAAGAAATTACTCAGTACACAGCTCTGGGAGGAAGTATGGAGAAGACTGGAGACGTTCTTCTCTTAGTAAGGCCTGATTATACAATTTTTGATGAAATGAGGAAGACCAGCGATTTCCTTATTTACGCCGATCTAAGACTTGCCGGGGTAGGGATGGTAGGAGTAGTGCATGCTACCAAGCCTATAGATGCTATTCAAAGATTCATCGGAAGAGTAGAGCTTGGAATGATACCTCAAATAGTGGATACTGTGATCTTTATCAAAGATGGAAGAGTTGCCAAGGTTCTAACACTCGAATACAAAGTCAAAGTCCCCACTGGAATGAAAGAAGAGGACTTAGCAAGGCCTGTAATTGAGGTTAGGGACTTCGAAACGGGCCAACTAGAATACGAGATTTATACGTTCGGAGAAGAAGTAAGCGTCGTCCCAATAAAGAAAGAAGAAAAGGCTCCAGCGCTAAAGTTGGCTGAGAAAAAGCTCAAACAGGAAATCCAGAGGTTTTTACCAGATGTATACACTGAAGTAGAAGTCGTAAGCCCTCACAAGGCAGTTATATACGCTGACGAATTCGATATACCTTTGATTATTGGGAAGAAAGGAAAAAGGATACAAGAGCTTGAAAATAGGCTCGGAATTAGCATTGATGTAAAGAGTTTTTCAGAGAAAGCTCCAGAGAAGCCTGGGGAAAAAATCCCAGTAGAAGTTGAGGAGAAAAAGAAGAGTATAGTACTAAGAGTGTCCCCAGACTATGCCAGAAGACCTTTAAGGTTTTATGCAGATAATGAATATATATTCACAGCTACTCCAAGCAAGAAAGGGGTAGTCAAAGTCGGAAAGAATTCTCCTGTTGGCAAGCTCCTTAAGAGGTATCTTGACGAAGGTCATCAGATTTGGGCTTCCTACTGA
- a CDS encoding ferritin family protein: MKLIEIIKELKNMEEEAFKSYLELIKNLRDPEDADLKRITLRLAVDKIFHRELMEAIERAYEKSVKLIRDNIEPYYPELEPIRESLLELDQGLALIPGVPALLLPLDLGKLGRRIPTEDILAEIIKSLPEPSIIPEEKREEIKGNLEKVTSIEEEMIDKYTKLHEKAFHPVIKDLTSSIIQNENQHKALLLKLKERIESE; this comes from the coding sequence ATGAAGCTCATTGAAATAATTAAAGAGCTAAAAAATATGGAAGAAGAAGCATTTAAAAGTTATCTAGAGTTAATCAAGAATCTTAGAGATCCAGAAGATGCTGACCTCAAAAGAATAACTTTAAGGTTAGCTGTAGATAAAATCTTCCACAGGGAACTTATGGAGGCCATAGAAAGGGCCTACGAAAAATCAGTTAAATTGATAAGAGACAACATTGAGCCTTATTACCCAGAACTAGAACCCATAAGAGAATCCCTCCTAGAGCTTGATCAAGGACTAGCTCTAATTCCTGGAGTTCCAGCGTTGTTACTACCTCTAGATCTTGGAAAGTTAGGTAGGAGAATACCAACGGAGGATATCCTGGCAGAGATCATCAAGTCATTGCCTGAACCTTCAATAATCCCAGAGGAGAAGAGAGAAGAAATTAAAGGAAACTTAGAAAAGGTCACGAGCATTGAAGAGGAAATGATAGACAAGTATACCAAGCTTCACGAAAAAGCATTTCATCCAGTAATTAAGGATCTGACAAGCTCTATAATTCAGAATGAGAATCAGCACAAAGCTCTACTTTTAAAGTTAAAAGAGAGAATAGAATCCGAATAG
- a CDS encoding V4R domain-containing protein yields the protein MSIVTSIQALDRILGGGIKENCNIALVGSIDNDYVLLMHQIVNSILSQGKKVLLVEFREDPNSLLEWLKDYGIDYAQYMERKQLRILDGFTNVYSQTQVSKPDILPNPLDLSITSAIIRDAVSKEKYDFVVLDDITTLYPLQPDPRGYIRVTIRLVNSLKSRGASVIGGINKDVLPIQDLTMILIPFEYVVEVMNGIIRVKRSYSPLTTPIEGINYVKSKKGIVDVESAFNNVYQMRDSITLKEDGSLMLGNLRVQIIDEFSEASLIKFVYMYLGPEKGKEFLYKWGKFESKELKLPKSSKEKARQILEDMFTTTKITGGGILNFVSFEDDIIVIEGKNLFPRLKNFPYPAHVNYAGSIAGIVEKLLGGEWKGDEISCESQGHEKCLFVIRKVSDSKSSEEEKEEK from the coding sequence ATGTCAATCGTAACGAGTATACAGGCATTAGATAGAATTCTTGGTGGGGGGATAAAAGAAAATTGTAACATTGCGTTAGTTGGAAGTATTGATAACGATTATGTTTTGCTAATGCATCAAATAGTAAACTCAATTCTCTCTCAAGGAAAGAAAGTTCTCCTAGTTGAGTTTAGGGAAGATCCAAACTCCCTTCTCGAATGGTTAAAGGATTACGGAATTGACTATGCCCAATATATGGAAAGAAAACAACTAAGGATTCTTGATGGTTTCACCAATGTTTATTCTCAAACCCAAGTATCTAAGCCAGATATACTTCCCAATCCTCTCGACTTAAGTATAACCTCAGCTATTATTAGAGATGCCGTGAGCAAAGAAAAGTACGACTTTGTAGTTCTTGACGACATTACTACCTTATATCCCCTTCAGCCTGACCCAAGAGGGTACATAAGGGTAACCATAAGGCTTGTTAATTCACTTAAGAGCAGAGGAGCTTCGGTAATCGGTGGAATAAACAAAGATGTTCTGCCCATTCAAGATTTAACAATGATATTAATTCCATTTGAGTACGTGGTTGAGGTTATGAATGGAATAATAAGGGTAAAGAGGTCTTATTCTCCATTAACAACACCTATTGAGGGAATTAATTACGTCAAGTCAAAGAAAGGAATAGTTGATGTTGAAAGTGCTTTCAACAATGTGTATCAAATGAGAGACTCAATTACACTAAAGGAAGACGGCTCTTTAATGCTAGGTAATCTTAGAGTTCAAATAATAGATGAATTCTCAGAGGCAAGCCTAATCAAATTTGTGTATATGTACTTAGGACCAGAAAAGGGAAAGGAGTTCCTTTATAAATGGGGAAAGTTTGAGAGTAAAGAGCTTAAACTCCCCAAATCCTCAAAAGAAAAAGCAAGGCAAATTTTGGAGGACATGTTCACGACAACAAAAATAACTGGAGGAGGTATACTCAATTTTGTCAGCTTTGAGGATGATATAATAGTTATTGAAGGTAAGAATCTGTTCCCTAGGCTTAAAAACTTTCCCTACCCAGCTCATGTTAACTATGCAGGTTCAATTGCTGGGATAGTCGAGAAGTTACTTGGAGGAGAGTGGAAAGGTGATGAAATTTCCTGCGAGTCCCAAGGACATGAAAAGTGTCTGTTTGTAATAAGGAAAGTGTCAGATTCTAAAAGTTCAGAAGAAGAAAAGGAAGAGAAGTAA